The following is a genomic window from Peromyscus maniculatus bairdii isolate BWxNUB_F1_BW_parent chromosome 22, HU_Pman_BW_mat_3.1, whole genome shotgun sequence.
ACTCAGAATGAGTCTTGATTGAAATCTCGAATGTCAGCCGAGGCTGTGCTGAATGTTCTGATGGTGTGTACTCTTTGTGAATGTCGGCCAAGGCTGTGCTGAATGTTCTGATGGTGTATATTCTTTGTGAGTGTTGGCTGGGGTAGAGCAGTGTTCTGGATTTGCGTACGCATAACTGTCATCCTTGTATTTCCTCCTCCGGTGGACATAGTGGAGAATGTAAATTGTTTCTGGGTAATAACTCGGATTCCATCTAATGACAGCTCCTACACAGATGTTTCCTGGCCTCTGCTGTTGAGGACAGTCATTGGAACAATAGAAGCCAGTCCCGTGTCATTGGCTGGCGGCAGAGAGAAGCGCTAAGTCCTTTAGATGTTTAGGGTCACATTAACAAGATTTTATtcagccaggggtggtggtgcgtacctttaatccagcactcaggaggtagaggcaggtggatctctgtgagttcgaggccagcctgggctacagagcgagatccaggacaggcaccaaaactacacagagaaaccctgtctcaaaaacaaaacaaaaacaaacaaacaaaaaaaggtgtgtaccaccactttCCAGCTTCcatccagcctttttttttttaaatagtgtttcccattgttctggaactcaccaagtaggctagacgagctggccagccagccccagggatcaTCTGTCTTGTTTCACCTCCCCAAAACACTCGGATCACAACCTCATGCcttgttgattgttttttattatttatttatttatttattttgttttttcgagtcaaggtttttctgtgttgctttggctggcctcgaactcacagagctgcgccaccaccgcctggcttgttgaTTTCTCATGTGAGTCCTGGGCCTCACACTGAGATCCTCAAGCTTAGAGGCAGCCAGCGATGCTCTTCTGACtgagccagccctccagcccctcccccctgttttctgagactgtctctcactgaacccggagctcaccattttggctagactggcaggCCATTGAGCTcctaggatctgcctgtctccctcccccacccacccaaccactGGGGTCACAGGTCACAGCCCTGCCATGCTGTCCCAGGTTTTCACCTGGatgctgggggtctgaactcaagtcctcgcACTTACACAGAAGCTTGTTCCCACTAAGCCGTCTCCCAGCCCCCACTCAATATTATTTCAAAGACACATCCTCTTGTGTGTATGTTATTCTTACTGTTGTGACTTGGCAGAATTCACAATACTGCTGGCATGGGCATTTCACTGTTTCCTGGCCTTATTTTTGAAATTACGATCTACATTGCTTTGGATACTTTTGTAACTATCTCCATATGCAAATATTTGACAAGTCTCTCCGTAGTCTTTTACCCAGAAATGGCTCTCACTGTGACGCTGTTTGGTTCCTACAAATTGCTTTGTAGTATATTTTGAGGCCAGGTATTataatgctttcttcttttttgctcAAGATTGATGTAGCAACTAGTATTTGCGTGTGCTTCCATATGAATATAAGGATTGTTTTGTTTCCTATGAAGAATGTTGGGCTAGTATATAGATCAAAAACTGTATTCATAGCTCATCTAGCATATACTTAAGGTCTCAGGGTCAGTCcttacctggaaaaaaaaaaccagacaaaataacaagaaacCTGTCAAGGCTCGTGTCTAGGATCCCAGTACTTGGTTGGCTCAGCCAACACTGGTGCATTCGAAGCCGACTTGAACTCTACAGCAAAGTCCTGTCTCACACATAGACAGAATGATGTTTGCTGTAGGATTTTGGCAGATACTCCTTTGAGGAAGAAGCATTGAGTTTTGTTCTTGGTCTGCTAAGTACTTCTAATATGGGTGCATTTAGGTTTTTTAATCAGACAATTCTTCCATGGAGGGAAGGTGATGGGTTCCATTTGGGTGCGTGGTGTTGGGACTGCCTGGGAAGCACCCCGGGAGGCTTTGGGTCTGGGAAGTTGAAGCTCAGTAGAGAGCGGTGGGTTGAAAGTGGAGTCTGCAGCGTGTAAGTGAGATCCGCACTGCCCCGGGAAGGTTAAGGAGCatcaaagaagcagaaggaaagaggggCGTGTGGGTCAGAGATGCTGGAGAGCAAGCCAAGGACGATTAGAGTTTTGGAGTTCAGCATTCACTAGTTAGCATTGAGGGCTTCCTCCGTGTGTTAGTTACTTGTCTTGTTGCTATGCTAAATACCCTGATAAAAGCCACTTAGGGAAGGCAGGTTGGCCAAGCTCTGGTgacgcacaccttgaatcccagcactcgggaggtagagacagccggatctctgagttcgaggccagcctggtctacagatcgagttccaggacaggcagggctgacagagaaaccctgtcttggaacaccaaaagaagaagaggagggggaggcgtgtgggaaggggaggaggagaaggctgaAGCCAAGTTTAATGGATTCAGGAGTGACAGGtaagaaggagatgggaatgacaagggggagggagagcagtAAGAGAAGCAAGCTGCTTTGTTTTAGGTTGAGTGCGGCTGTACCCCAGTCAGTGTGATACACGTCTGGGGTAAGAGCCATATACTTCATGGCTCCTCCTCAGGGGACTCCAGCATGGGATGGGGAGCTGTTCACAGTTACATTTTACCCATTCTAAAGGAAACAAGTTCTTtaacttttgtttgcttttaagatGGGTCcgggcgggcagtggtggcccacacctttaaccccagcactcgggaggcagaggcaggcagatctctgtgagtcggagtccagcctggtctacatagtgagtttcaggaaaggcgcaaagctacacagagaaactctgttgcAAACACCCCCCTCCCCTCGCCCTTGCAAAAAAGTGGATCTCAGGTTGTtcattggcctcaaacttaataCGCAGCTGAGGCAGGCCTTGAACCcttgattctcctgtttctaccccaagtgccaggattaactgtatgcatcaccacacccagctaaatttgtgtttttaaaaaatataaacccCAGTGCATCATTCTTCCCCAAAGACACAGCCCCTAGAAAACTGCAGTTCCTATTACATGCTATTATAACAAGAATTTCAGaagatgtttttacatttatttgtaaaaGTGACTGGCCTCCGATGGTTCTGTGTCGTCCTCTGTCTACTGACAGAAGCAGTGACCTCAATTCGTGTGAAGAGAGCAAAATGCTGGGCAAACACCTGTGTGCCAGGTAGTCGTGTGTCCTCAGTTTACCCATTCACACTGTGTCCCAGCTTTTCTATGCTCTCAGCAGGTGTCCACTGGAGACTGGGCAAACCAGGGCTTCGTctgttttcctgtgtgtggaGCTCTGCCATCTAGCAAAGGGAGTGAGCGTACATAcaggctggaggagacaggacCTTCCTGATGCCAGAAGGAGTCTTGGGGGATGCTTTTAGAGTCTTAGGTTTCTTGAAGGTGGAGAAGTTTAGGCTACAGGCCGGAAAGGTCTAAGGGTCAACAGGTAAGGAGGTAGCAAGTAGGGCTCCTGGAACCTGGGCTAGCCCCTTTGGGAGATGTCACTAAAGCTTCCATTTGCAAGGGGGCtgcacagagagttccagaaaatGCAGGCTTCTGCGTTCCCGGCTCACAGAAGTCCCCTTCATGTTCAGGCGATGCTGTAGCTAGTTCtcctgagaggagggaagaagccGAGAAGGAAGAGATGTAAGGTGAGGGTCTCCGCCCTGTCGTAGGGTGCCACGGAAGTTTCAGTGGCTGTTGCGTGTCTTGCCCGCAACTCCCCACTCCCAGGCCTACTGGAGCCACAGCCCAGGTCCTCCAGTCCCATCAGGCAAGTCCTCAACCTCTAGGCATTGTTGGAGTTGAGAGTGTGATTTCAGGGGCCCTCTAGCTGAAGGCTGATGCTATCAGCTGTGAGAAGTGAGGGGCTGCTGATAATGCCGCCTTGTGTGTCCCGTGTAGAGATGGAGAGCGACTTGTGTATTTGTGAGTAGGAACATCTGTGGGCCAGATGTGTGTTgatgtggcagcacacacttcCTCATAGGTGCCTATTTGGCCTTGGGCCCTGTGCTGAGCTCCTGGGGTGAAAGGATTCATGTGCTGTATCCCCAGCTGCAAGATTCCTGCACTATCCTAGGAAAGCCAGGCAGCACACACATCCTCCATGCAGTGGGATGTATGGGAGGGGAAGGGCCAGCCCGGACAGCCGCTCAGCAGCCAtgggaggggagagcaggaggCTCCCAGGCTCGGGCACTGGGGCAGACCATGAGTCCACTCTCTGAGACGGAGATCCAGAAGAAGTGTGGGGAGAGGATGAGCTCGGGTGAAGGCTTCCTGCGCCTGGCTAACGTGCTGGTGGGACAGCCAGTACAGCTGTGCAAGGAGTGACTCGCCCTGGTGTGGAACTTGACGGAAGTGCAGGGCAGAGGGTGACTTGAGTCACCAGGTGTGAGGTGTTCTAGATGACGTGGGCAGAGGGCTACAAGGGAGATCTAGGGATCCCTCTCATCCCCTATCTACCCGGTAATCCAAGGAAGAAGATTGAGGATGAAGAGTAGACATGGAAGGAAATCTAGGAGCAAAGAGTGTCACTGAAGCTAAGGCAAGCAGCCCGAAATCCGATGGCTCGGCTGGTGTTAGCTGTTAGGccccagcgtgtgtgtgtgtgtgtgtgtgtgtgtgtgtgtgtgtgtgtgtgtgtgtgtgtgcgtgcgcacgcgcacgcacgcacctgCCTGCCCCTTAGGCTCGTGTACCCATGTTCAAGCACTACCCATGTACAAGCACTGCCCACCTCCTAAGGCTTAGCTGGATGGAGGTGTCCTGGCTTGGCGTCTTGGGAGTTGGGCCAGCCAGGAGGATGCACAGCCCAATAAGGATCATACAAGTGGGCACCGCACCGATGAGGACCTTGAGGGTGACCACCACTTCCTCTGCTTGCTGGCAGGCCCCTGCCTTATACCCCGCGAACCTGGAGAAACACCACACCCCTCCAACCCGTCAGCTTTGCTGAGCATGACTCCTTGGGTGAGAAGTCATAGACATGGCGCCCCCACCCTCTCCTGAAAACTGACTTCTAGCCAGGTTGGGTATGTGAAGGGCCAGAGAGGAGTCCATAGCCCCTTCCTTAGTCCTGATGATGGGGTTCCCCTACGCTCCATAGAGTGGAGACTCATGGGTGACCTCTAGGGAGGGggttctgtctcctcctccacccccccccccccccgacttctGTGCTTTCGGTATACCCCAGCCCTGGGACTGACTCCAAACTGAGGGTGGAGATGCCCAGGGCGCCTGCGCCTGATAGCTTGGTGAAGAAGACGTAGGATGAGTAGAAGATCGTCTCCACGCCTGGGCCACGCTGGTGCTGCAGCTGGAAGTCATCCACCACATCTGGCAACAtggacctgggggaggggggcgcatGGAGTTAGCCCTCTTCCCTTTGAAAGCCAACAGCCAGCCTGCAAGTCCTCAGGAGGGCAGAGGCCAAGTTGGAGACCTCTGCTCAGAACCAATCCACAGCATCCAGCAGGATGTCTGTGTTTCCCTCTGTTCTGTGGCtggctcttttattttattttttttcgagacagggtttcctctgtgtagttttggtgcctgtcctgaaactcgctctgtagcccaggctgtccttgaactcacagagatccacttgcctctgcctcccgagtgctgggattaaaggcatgccattGGCTCCTTTTTAGGAAGGCTCCAAGGAAGGAACTGGTGGCCCCACCCAGGGAGTCGGACAGCAGGCGGAAGAAAGACTCCCTTATGGGAGGGTATGAGGCTCCCAATCCCCCGTCCCTTCATCCAGCCTACCAGGGGAGCAGCAGGGACACAGCAATGCTCACACCGGAGACAAAGGCCACCACATAGGCCACAGGCGCCGAGGGCACCGCCGCCAGCAAGATAGAAAAGGGCACCATCACCTGGGGAGAGAGACCTGTGAGCTGGTCCTCCACAGTTCCCCCGGCTTGCGGGCTCAGCACAAGCCCTACACCTGGTCCTGTGCTAGGCCCAGCAGACCCAAGGGAACCCAGGCCTAAACCCCGCTGAGCTCAGGCTCCCTGGTTACCTCCTCAGCCACCCCCAAGCCTTGTGCTTTGCTTCACTCACACAGATCCCGAACGCGGATGTCCTCTTCCCAAATCGCTGGAGAACCCACTCCCACAGCGGGGTGCTCAGCACAGCTGAGATCTGTGAGCAGACAGCGTCATCCCACAAGGGCCCTGAGGTCTACACCTTCGCCCAGACCTCAAAGCCCTTGCTCTTAGGTCGGCCACCCAACCTCAGACTGTCTGGTTTGAACCAGTAGCTAATTAACTATGAGTCTGACCCCCAACTCCACCCTCTGCCGAAAAGAGACTGAGACAAGACGGGATCGTTAGAACTCTGGCTACAGAGGTTCTCCCTCAGGCTCCCAAGggctccagcctccacctccttgGTCCCCTTACCAGGATGGTTAGCACCAAGCCCTGGACATGGTCTTGTAGCCGGGAGGCATGTAAACAGAACAGGACCAGGTAGCTTTGTTCCACCTGAGGTGATGGATGCACAGGGAACAGTCATACGCAGGGAATTGGCAGGAATTCAGAAGTCACGGGTAAAGGGAAGGTCTCCAGTAAGGCCTCTTCACCAAGTCCTTGAACTCCAAGGATTCCCTCTCACCACAGATATAAGCGCCATTCTTTCTTGTCCCCTTTTGCATAGTTAGGATCGGATGGACTTGATTAGACTCCAGGTAATAGAGGATGTCCTCCCAGACACCATCGACTTCTTGGAACCCCAGTCACACAAGTCACACCCAGGTCTTTCCTCTCAGCCACGTGTGACATCCCCTATAAAACTAAAACCTACACCAGGCATGATGACGCATgcttgtaagcccagcacttgcgTGGAGGCGGGAGAATCAGGAGCTGATGACCGGAATCggccacatagcaagtttaaaggcagcctgggctacatgagactcgaTTTCAAATGCCTGTTTACAATAAGCACAGCCAGGGCAAATCAAAGGGCGCTCGGTCAGCGGTACCTGGACGGCCGCGGAGATGAACAAGAAGGACGCCACCAGACTCAAGTAGGGCGGGTGCCGGGAAGTGATGGCCAGCCCCGTGAAGAAGCTCAGGCCTGAACCCGAGGCTGGGGCGGAAGTGTCTGCAAAACAGCAAGGTGATACCTGGACTGGAAGAGTTCAAAAACTCACCCCCGGGAGGAGTCCTGCTcccagcttctgcctctcaaTTCCTCACTGCACCCCCTACCTCCCATACCTGGCTGCTCCTTCACTCCTAGGCACAGCAAACTGCCACACACAGGGTAAGTCAACGCAACCACAGCCGCTGCCAGGCAATAGAGACGAGCCTGTAGGACGGGACAGAAAGGCGCTGAGGGTGATGTTTCCAGACCACGGGGGAAAGCAGGAGTACCCCTCGATGCCAGTGGAAAGCTCATCACCCCAAGCCCCAAGACGCTGGCTTCTGCTCCTCCGGTTCGCTCAGAGTTAGTCCGAAGAGCTCAGGACAGTCttgcttctctgatg
Proteins encoded in this region:
- the Mfsd2b gene encoding sphingosine-1-phosphate transporter MFSD2B, with product MSSHEPTPAPVAQPHTQEPGSDNRTGRLSVCTKVCYGIGGVPNQVASSASAFYLQPFLLDVAQIPAAQVSLALFGGKVSGAVADPVAGFFINKSRRTRSGRLMPWALGCIPFIALAYFFLWFLPPFTSLRGLWYTTFYCLFQALATFFQVPYTALTMILTPSPRERDSATAYRMTMEMAGTLMGAAVHGLIVSSAHGSRRCEDPGVQLPGSTAVSPDAARLYCLAAAVVALTYPVCGSLLCLGVKEQPDTSAPASGSGLSFFTGLAITSRHPPYLSLVASFLFISAAVQVEQSYLVLFCLHASRLQDHVQGLVLTILISAVLSTPLWEWVLQRFGKRTSAFGICVMVPFSILLAAVPSAPVAYVVAFVSGVSIAVSLLLPWSMLPDVVDDFQLQHQRGPGVETIFYSSYVFFTKLSGAGALGISTLSLEFAGYKAGACQQAEEVVVTLKVLIGAVPTCMILIGLCILLAGPTPKTPSQDTSIQLSLRRRTSYSIA